From the Caldilineales bacterium genome, one window contains:
- a CDS encoding DUF3327 domain-containing protein, whose protein sequence is MDSGQTTHSPRLAALGQALAHGDGAALAAFWRHMAQQGAPLIEPIAGDDEDLLVTFVWRGGDESEGVAIVNGFSGRDGADALTRLPESDLWYRSFVLPNDLRESYQFAIGGQHVADPLNPRTHRFPDDPDIGFTGWLSSVVELPAAPPQLWSEPRPEVPKGRLESHRLPSAGLGQEYRVWVYTPPGYQTDAAPYGFLVMLDGWFYVNLIPTPAILDNLLAAGRLPPLAAIMVGAPYDQTRQRDLACHAPFADFLTGELLPWARGRYHLTGDPGQSAIVGVSLGGLMAAFVGLRHADIFGNVLAQSAFFGWKPASKGEDEWIARQFIASPKLPLRFYIEAGRLETQVGTIEPGWNNFLVGARHMRDVLRAKGYAVHYGEFCGGHNPMNWRGTLADGLLALLGADTL, encoded by the coding sequence ATGGATTCTGGACAAACAACTCACAGCCCACGCCTCGCCGCCCTGGGGCAAGCGCTTGCCCACGGCGATGGCGCCGCCCTCGCCGCCTTCTGGCGCCACATGGCGCAGCAGGGCGCGCCGCTGATCGAGCCGATCGCGGGCGATGACGAGGACTTGCTGGTCACCTTCGTCTGGCGCGGCGGCGACGAGAGCGAAGGCGTCGCCATTGTGAATGGGTTCTCGGGCCGCGATGGGGCAGATGCGCTGACGCGCCTGCCGGAAAGCGATCTCTGGTACAGGAGCTTCGTGCTGCCGAACGACTTGCGCGAGTCCTATCAGTTCGCCATCGGCGGTCAGCACGTCGCGGATCCGCTGAACCCCCGCACGCACCGCTTCCCGGACGATCCCGACATCGGGTTCACGGGCTGGCTCTCATCGGTGGTGGAACTGCCGGCCGCGCCGCCGCAGCTGTGGAGCGAGCCGCGCCCTGAGGTCCCCAAGGGACGCCTCGAATCCCACCGCCTGCCGAGCGCCGGGCTGGGCCAGGAGTATCGCGTTTGGGTCTACACGCCGCCCGGCTATCAGACCGATGCTGCGCCCTACGGTTTTCTCGTCATGTTGGACGGCTGGTTCTACGTCAACCTGATCCCCACGCCGGCAATCCTCGACAATCTGTTGGCCGCGGGCCGGCTGCCGCCGCTGGCGGCGATCATGGTCGGCGCCCCCTACGACCAGACTCGGCAGCGCGACCTGGCCTGCCATGCGCCGTTTGCCGATTTCCTGACCGGCGAGCTACTTCCCTGGGCGCGCGGACGCTATCACCTGACTGGCGACCCCGGCCAGAGCGCGATCGTTGGCGTCAGCCTGGGCGGGCTGATGGCGGCCTTCGTCGGCCTGCGCCACGCCGACATCTTCGGCAACGTGTTGGCGCAGTCGGCGTTCTTCGGTTGGAAGCCCGCGAGCAAGGGCGAGGACGAGTGGATTGCGCGCCAATTCATCGCCAGCCCCAAGCTGCCCTTGCGCTTCTACATCGAAGCGGGCCGGCTGGAAACGCAAGTCGGCACGATCGAGCCGGGCTGGAACAATTTCCTGGTTGGCGCCCGCCATATGCGCGATGTTCTGCGGGCCAAAGGCTACGCGGTGCATTACGGCGAGTTCTGCGGCGGGCACAATCCCATGAACTGGCGCGGGACGCTGGCGGATGGCTTGCTGGCGCTACTCGGTGCGGATACACTGTGA
- a CDS encoding DUF3466 family protein has product MNQILSSILLIVMLASPFGMTPPTFAAQSEHSQAAPRADPPVPSRYTITDLGTLGGDTSQAFGINKEGQVVGLAKLPSQVYHAFSWGDETMSDLGTLGGQQSSAEDINNAGQIVGWSHTSSGDRAFLWQNGSMQSLGTLGGTGSAARGINTAGQIVGSANIAGNAASHAFLWQNGTMQDLDTLGGLHSYGYDINDAGQVIGISMVPSDPPGLQHAFLWQNGSLQDIGVLASSGASAAYAINSAGQIVGGANVLGGGHAFLWQNGAARDLGALSGANSALAYDINDAGQVVGESLLTVQGYHAFIWENGQMQDLNNLIPANSGWLLRQASGINKRGQIVGYGVINRQAHAYLLTPRPSVLIVPGIAGTYAANQFFDYPWVIHRGVNPTDLQVDPLGKVYHDLIQTFENLGYEEGKDLFVVNYDWRLLPGPIDNQFDGHISGLNAQTLADEQFTYAVDYLGYYLRKASEAYRTRYGGELPEVNIIAHSTGGLVARSYIQSDAYGGEYDLAKHYKLPTIDQFIMVGVPNRGASKAWNPLHNNWISDVAYRAVLSKIVNRAFQKVMPLLPTVIQGPDHNITKASITANGVVSPTLFIEQYVPTIRSLLATYDFLDSGSGYANVNSDPAWRNNSILDLNNGLDLRPTVDPNLFASQTQTTVICGASERTANLVVERTGTAADGVLLPFSEFSANDAGATDEWYEDQWLAYGGDGTVPLESCRDQFLGDGRVAIRLFSSGGNTSGDTTHTGLMSNIDVQSAILDILGIKYDKPNDFSTGHWLNPLSVIGVIVDPVNAVLVDGAGRRLGYSTTDGVFTEIPGSLWFGDANGIGYVFGGFAAPLHLELTGLGEDYYVMAAVEQDGRPIGGAIGSGHLAAGQVAMVPISLPGPVFLPMIAR; this is encoded by the coding sequence ATGAACCAGATCCTATCTTCGATCCTGTTGATCGTTATGCTTGCATCCCCATTCGGCATGACGCCGCCCACCTTCGCGGCGCAGAGCGAGCACAGTCAGGCCGCGCCCCGGGCTGATCCACCCGTCCCATCCCGCTACACCATCACCGATCTTGGCACACTGGGGGGAGATACCAGCCAGGCTTTTGGCATCAACAAAGAAGGCCAGGTGGTGGGTCTCGCCAAGCTCCCCTCTCAGGTTTATCACGCTTTTTCCTGGGGCGACGAGACGATGTCCGACCTGGGCACGCTCGGCGGTCAGCAAAGCAGCGCCGAGGATATCAACAACGCCGGTCAAATCGTCGGCTGGTCGCATACTAGCTCCGGCGATCGCGCCTTTTTATGGCAGAACGGTTCCATGCAGTCACTTGGCACGCTTGGAGGCACAGGCAGTGCCGCCCGTGGGATCAACACCGCCGGGCAAATCGTCGGCAGCGCCAATATCGCAGGTAACGCGGCATCGCACGCTTTCCTGTGGCAGAATGGAACGATGCAAGACTTGGACACGCTGGGTGGCTTGCACAGCTATGGTTATGACATCAACGACGCTGGTCAGGTAATCGGCATATCAATGGTTCCAAGCGATCCCCCGGGCTTGCAGCACGCCTTTCTTTGGCAAAACGGCTCGCTGCAAGACATAGGCGTCTTGGCCTCGAGTGGCGCCAGCGCGGCGTACGCCATCAACAGTGCCGGTCAGATTGTGGGCGGAGCCAATGTTCTCGGCGGAGGTCATGCTTTCCTGTGGCAGAACGGCGCAGCGCGGGATTTGGGCGCCTTGAGTGGCGCGAATTCAGCTCTTGCTTATGACATCAACGATGCAGGGCAAGTTGTTGGCGAGTCGCTTCTCACCGTGCAAGGGTATCACGCGTTCATTTGGGAAAACGGACAGATGCAAGACCTAAACAACCTGATTCCTGCGAATTCAGGTTGGTTGTTGCGTCAGGCAAGTGGCATCAACAAACGAGGACAAATCGTAGGCTATGGCGTCATCAACCGCCAGGCGCACGCCTATCTACTCACCCCGCGTCCGTCTGTGCTGATCGTGCCTGGCATCGCCGGCACGTATGCAGCCAACCAGTTTTTCGACTATCCCTGGGTGATCCACCGCGGCGTGAATCCGACCGACTTGCAGGTCGACCCCCTGGGAAAGGTCTACCACGACTTGATCCAGACCTTCGAGAACCTGGGCTATGAAGAAGGCAAGGATCTGTTCGTCGTCAACTATGATTGGCGGCTTCTGCCAGGCCCGATTGATAACCAGTTCGATGGCCACATCAGCGGGCTGAATGCTCAAACCCTCGCCGATGAGCAGTTCACCTATGCCGTGGACTACCTCGGCTATTACCTGCGCAAAGCCAGCGAAGCCTACCGCACCCGGTACGGTGGTGAACTGCCGGAAGTGAACATCATCGCCCACAGCACCGGCGGCCTGGTGGCGCGCTCCTACATCCAGAGCGACGCCTACGGCGGCGAGTACGACCTGGCTAAACATTACAAGTTGCCCACCATCGACCAGTTCATCATGGTCGGCGTCCCCAATCGCGGCGCCTCCAAAGCCTGGAATCCGCTGCACAACAACTGGATCTCGGATGTCGCCTATCGCGCCGTCTTGAGCAAGATCGTCAACCGCGCCTTCCAGAAGGTGATGCCGCTCTTGCCAACGGTCATTCAAGGTCCGGACCACAATATCACCAAGGCTTCGATCACGGCCAACGGCGTTGTCTCGCCGACGCTGTTCATCGAGCAATACGTGCCCACCATCCGTTCTCTTCTGGCAACCTACGATTTCCTCGACAGCGGCTCCGGCTATGCCAACGTGAACAGCGATCCGGCCTGGCGCAACAACTCGATCCTCGATCTCAACAACGGGCTTGACCTGAGGCCGACCGTGGACCCCAATCTCTTCGCCAGCCAGACACAAACCACTGTCATCTGCGGGGCCAGTGAGCGCACCGCCAACCTGGTCGTCGAGCGCACGGGCACGGCTGCCGATGGCGTCCTCTTGCCGTTCAGCGAGTTCTCTGCCAACGATGCCGGTGCGACGGATGAGTGGTACGAAGATCAATGGCTGGCATACGGCGGCGATGGCACTGTGCCGCTCGAGTCCTGCCGCGACCAGTTCTTGGGGGATGGGCGCGTCGCTATTCGCCTGTTCTCGAGCGGGGGCAACACGTCAGGCGACACCACCCACACCGGGCTGATGTCCAATATCGACGTCCAAAGCGCGATCCTGGATATTCTCGGCATCAAGTACGACAAGCCCAACGATTTCTCCACCGGTCACTGGCTGAACCCGTTGAGCGTGATTGGTGTGATCGTGGATCCGGTCAATGCCGTTCTGGTCGACGGCGCTGGCCGGCGGTTGGGCTACAGCACGACCGATGGGGTTTTCACCGAGATCCCGGGCAGCCTGTGGTTTGGCGACGCCAACGGCATCGGCTATGTCTTTGGGGGTTTTGCTGCGCCGCTGCACCTGGAGCTGACCGGCCTGGGTGAGGATTACTATGTGATGGCCGCCGTGGAGCAAGACGGCAGACCCATCGGCGGCGCGATTGGCAGTGGCCACCTGGCAGCGGGCCAGGTGGCGATGGTTCCGATTTCGCTCCCTGGCCCGGTGTTCCTTCCCATGATCGCTCGTTAG
- a CDS encoding tetratricopeptide repeat protein — protein MNAHYPTGTVTFLLTDIEGSTKLAQEYPDRMPALLARHHEILNQSIRAQNGYVFLIVGDSFEAAFHNATEALRAAIEIQQSLQTSEFFANAQVSVRVRMGIHTGAAQAQEDGQYSGYATLATTQRIMSAGHGGQILLSGATRELVRDSLPADSELIGLGEKRLKDLLRPEHLFQLNIAGLLSTFPPLKTLDSFPNNLPTQLTSFIGRENEIAEVKQELESHRLVTLTGSGGVGKTRLSLQVAAELLDKFEHGVWFIELAPLTDPDLIPQTTLLALGVQGQQGKPPMEVLKDYLHEKQMLLILDNCEHLVSASAKVANELLNAAPRLKIMASSREALGVKGEASYPVPSLSLPDMKHLPVIEQLSQYEAVRLFIDRALLVAPHFAVDKDSAPFIAQICYRLDGIPLAIELAVARVKMLSVEQISKRLDDRFRLLTGGARTALPRQQTLRALIDWSYDILPENERLLLRRLSVFAGGWTLEAAEEVCSDSDRLAVNSEQSDHRLLITDILDLLTQLVNKSLVVVIEHSRTGETRYRMLETIRQYAREKMLEIEDATSLHERHSDWCLKLAQAAELHLEGAEAKVWLDRLQMEQDNLRVALEWSLDANPIDALRLAVQLGRFWLDRDFFTEGRDFIERARNIAQEAPVELRAKALQLEGQLAINQGDYEIAKERLNEGLSLAQQVDDKYTVAAIFNNLGIAAWSQGDYISARNDFEQALELRRAMGNLARIAGGLTNLGIVAFAQEDYLAAKRYQQESEGIFRELGNKRGLATALNNLGLVAEALGDHTAAHRYYQESLDLSQAMDSKVNIAYTLNSLAHLMLLKEDFASARNYYLESLAVFKEIGEKRGLAYCFEGLAMVGIARGSVERAAFLLAFAEKSRENIGSPLSASEKTEYTRAVAATREKLDQELFSAVWAKGRSMTMEQAMELALAIA, from the coding sequence ATGAACGCGCACTACCCAACAGGCACCGTCACTTTCCTCCTTACCGACATCGAAGGCTCGACGAAACTCGCGCAGGAATATCCTGATAGGATGCCTGCGCTTTTAGCGCGCCACCACGAGATTTTGAATCAATCCATTCGGGCCCAAAACGGATACGTCTTTCTAATCGTCGGCGATTCTTTCGAGGCGGCGTTCCATAATGCGACTGAGGCGTTAAGAGCCGCAATAGAGATTCAACAGAGTTTGCAGACTTCCGAGTTCTTTGCGAACGCGCAAGTCTCGGTGCGCGTGCGCATGGGAATTCACACCGGCGCGGCGCAGGCGCAAGAAGATGGACAGTATTCCGGCTATGCCACGCTGGCAACCACGCAACGTATCATGTCCGCCGGGCATGGCGGGCAGATTCTCCTTTCAGGCGCGACGCGTGAACTTGTCCGCGATTCGCTCCCAGCCGATTCAGAGTTGATAGGTTTAGGCGAGAAGCGACTCAAAGATTTACTACGCCCTGAACATTTATTTCAACTCAACATCGCGGGACTTCTATCAACCTTCCCGCCGTTGAAGACTCTCGATTCATTCCCGAACAATCTGCCGACACAACTTACGTCTTTCATCGGCCGCGAGAATGAAATTGCCGAGGTCAAACAAGAACTTGAATCGCATCGTCTCGTCACGCTCACCGGCTCTGGCGGCGTGGGCAAGACGCGTCTCTCGCTTCAAGTGGCGGCAGAATTGCTGGATAAATTTGAGCACGGCGTATGGTTCATAGAACTCGCGCCGCTTACCGATCCCGATCTGATTCCACAGACGACTCTCTTGGCGCTTGGCGTTCAAGGACAGCAGGGCAAACCTCCAATGGAGGTGTTGAAAGATTATTTGCATGAAAAGCAAATGTTACTCATCCTCGACAACTGTGAGCATCTCGTCTCTGCCAGCGCGAAGGTGGCGAATGAACTGTTGAATGCTGCGCCTCGGCTCAAGATCATGGCGTCGAGCCGTGAGGCGCTCGGGGTCAAAGGCGAAGCGTCGTATCCTGTCCCATCACTGTCGCTTCCAGACATGAAACATCTGCCCGTTATCGAACAGCTCTCGCAATATGAAGCGGTGCGACTTTTCATTGATCGCGCCCTGCTCGTCGCTCCGCATTTTGCGGTGGATAAAGACAGCGCGCCGTTCATCGCTCAAATCTGCTACCGTCTCGATGGTATTCCTTTAGCCATTGAACTCGCTGTGGCGAGGGTCAAGATGTTATCTGTCGAGCAAATCTCAAAACGACTCGACGACCGCTTCCGCCTGCTGACTGGCGGCGCGCGGACGGCTTTGCCGCGTCAACAAACATTGCGCGCCCTCATTGATTGGAGCTATGACATCCTCCCTGAAAACGAACGCCTGTTATTACGCCGTCTCTCCGTCTTTGCAGGCGGTTGGACTCTCGAAGCGGCGGAGGAAGTGTGTAGTGATAGTGATCGATTAGCCGTGAACAGTGAACAGTCTGATCACCGATTACTGATCACTGACATACTGGACTTGCTCACCCAGCTCGTCAACAAATCACTTGTCGTTGTGATCGAACACTCTAGAACTGGCGAGACGCGTTACCGCATGTTGGAGACTATCCGCCAGTATGCACGCGAAAAAATGCTAGAGATCGAAGATGCGACTTCCTTGCATGAAAGGCATTCCGACTGGTGCTTGAAATTGGCGCAGGCAGCCGAACTTCACTTGGAAGGCGCGGAGGCAAAGGTCTGGTTGGATCGTTTGCAAATGGAGCAAGACAATTTGCGGGTCGCTTTGGAATGGTCGCTGGACGCCAATCCAATCGATGCCTTGCGGCTGGCTGTTCAATTGGGTCGTTTTTGGCTTGACCGCGATTTCTTTACCGAGGGACGAGACTTTATCGAACGTGCGCGAAATATCGCCCAGGAGGCGCCGGTGGAATTGCGCGCAAAGGCACTTCAGCTCGAAGGGCAATTGGCGATCAACCAGGGAGACTATGAGATCGCAAAAGAGAGACTCAATGAGGGTTTGAGTCTGGCGCAGCAAGTGGACGATAAGTATACCGTTGCCGCAATCTTCAACAACCTCGGCATAGCTGCCTGGTCGCAGGGAGATTACATTAGCGCGCGCAACGATTTTGAACAAGCGTTGGAACTCAGGCGCGCCATGGGAAATTTGGCTCGCATTGCGGGAGGACTGACGAACCTGGGGATTGTAGCTTTTGCGCAGGAGGATTACCTGGCGGCGAAACGTTACCAACAGGAAAGCGAAGGTATTTTCAGGGAACTTGGAAACAAACGTGGGCTTGCTACGGCATTGAATAATCTTGGCTTGGTCGCTGAAGCGCTTGGCGATCATACGGCTGCTCATCGATATTATCAGGAGAGCCTTGACTTGTCTCAGGCGATGGATAGCAAGGTGAATATTGCCTATACGCTCAACAGCCTAGCGCATTTGATGTTGCTCAAAGAAGATTTTGCCTCCGCACGAAATTATTATCTGGAAAGCCTCGCGGTCTTCAAGGAGATCGGCGAAAAACGAGGGTTGGCGTATTGCTTCGAAGGTCTGGCTATGGTGGGCATTGCGCGTGGAAGCGTGGAACGAGCGGCTTTTCTGCTGGCTTTCGCTGAGAAATCTCGTGAGAACATTGGCTCGCCCTTATCTGCCAGCGAAAAGACCGAATACACTCGAGCAGTAGCCGCAACCCGGGAAAAACTCGACCAGGAACTTTTCAGCGCCGTGTGGGCGAAGGGCAGATCCATGACGATGGAACAGGCAATGGAATTGGCTCTCGCCATCGCATAG